The Pyrenophora tritici-repentis strain M4 chromosome 2, whole genome shotgun sequence genome window below encodes:
- a CDS encoding Microtub-assoc multi-domain protein, translating into MATANTAPASDAEHSQTDELDSTPSTPTLAPTQEEHMAHNRSDAGHMHVSDRPESDLPLLPTEEDTLAPHAADEEAHNVESVFDDGEMHRQLMDIESSFIPEPAPQPEAVQGPPGVDDTYLFGGSPGNSQRSSQNGNNDSALQRVMDTLEEMTKPKKKPKKLEQDDGDVRRPTSSASTVKAPDFSLVEEGSSLTNENVTSADSIAMPPPSAPANNQKNKRPSFLQHRGSSQRSSVSSFTNRSDASGDNASTESLGADYSLQTGGAIPRSSGPARMSLGLSRLPSLGSIASSMSGYSDSNPWDKGRSISANSLNALLHQDNSLGRLDEEVPNSATPPETPRAPSVQPAAPTDTVITRHVQDIQVPDSIARDFRAKHSRSPDKRHNANPFTRSKHNLTLKEQNSKIDKLSKENFDLKLKIHFLDQALQNRSDEGVKEMISKNVQLQTDLATEKKESQSMRKKIRDLERRLKAQEEGQAKPPKEPGSGSEDEGDEQSSRQAELEEEIEFLRERLETTEITVDQWQQEALQKEADNRRMADYIKTMREKSPGGGESGYDEAVTMWKEDFEDERARREQVETRCQQAESEAEKLREEVQRLRDQNQQMQQQNSTTNKVLNSTRRMQQSFTSHSNADSDGNDLAGTASMGGTSGTLVEHLQSDNDKLQRDLHAQASMLTSRNRENLRLREENEGLKLAIRRGDNSSTAGDSILERSISRNHMRSVSRASGGTRLTQASDPDDYETKNAALRDELSQLKLSYKELDDQLNGHLDMLETTENKVKELEREIEAQTEDLQALANERDEALELLQDKEQECEELRQEALDTVQRLEVDLDQKQTERDRLYNDLENTTEDFHALQQEMKNVSESLLQLEDDRDASLRKIQNLEAELSDANEELNRQDKLLSEERSKNERLDVQLESCQGEIDFLREEQEGDKIKIGELESALNHTQATLQEARERARDLEERMTEERQQRDALETQEKQENLSSKEVEASTWKQRHDEFELALRETLGNPNGTRASLFKDIAKLQRDLQGAMQDLDTVRADLTEKDRLLRNRDTLLENTGMESRRLSEMLERERQARRQDLSAWENAKRGHQSTVRAIQQAESRVLELETLRSQDRQRIHHLEKNYKEQLLERNNLLYALWNRLSTLCGTEWSRNNALINGELTSMELISKNVNGFNKNIIFAVRTVEGIIGSFKQRIRQIEKDLVRDYQTLEHSLDVRVKRLDQLEKLVLAQRQSIGRPSTVRGGFVEMNNAELTKLRSENKTLRSEVQTLRAITTTTQAGNDVIVSRSSSRAGSPNSSKRASMAQTLLRAHSASVVEHLSTSTPGHPYPAAGPLQTSEQKWIHRLKELERRLKAEREARLLDRSGARKRLEQKVEENAELRSALEKERDLRTEDEIAGSHGSGSGSGSRTGSGRASAIPSLKRPNGKEREEEMY; encoded by the exons ATGGCAACAGCAAACACGGCTCCTGCCTCAGATGCTGAGCACTCTCAGACCGACGAACTAGACTCCACACCCTCGACCCCCACGCTTGCGCCCACACAAGAGGAGCACATGGCGCACAATAGATCGGATGCTGGGCATATGCATGTCTCTGACCGTCCCGAATCGGACCTCCCGCTTTTACCAACTGAGGAAGACACTCTCGCACCTCATGCTGCCGACGAAGAAGCACACAATGTGGAAAGCGTATTTGACGACGGCGAGATGCACCGCCAATTAATGGACATTGAATCGAGCTTCATCCCTGAACCGGCCCCACAGCCAGAAGCAGTACAAGGGCCGCCCGGCGTGGACGATACCTATCTCTTTGGCGGCTCGCCGGGCAATTCGCAGCGGTCAAGTCAGAATGGCAACAATGACTCGGCCCTGCAGAGGGTCATGGATACTTTGGAGGAGATGACAAAGCCTAAAAAGAAGCCTAAGAAGCTAGAG CAGGACGATGGGGATGTGCGACGACCGACTTCCAGCGCTTCGACCGTGAAAGCCCCTGATTTCTCACTAGTCGAAGAAGGGTCCTCGCTCACAAACGAAAACGTCACAAGCGCAGATAGTATAGCCATGCCCCCGCCATCAGCCCCTGCGAACAACCAGAAGAACAAACGGCCGAGCTTCCTACAGCACCGCGGTTCCAGCCAACGCTCGTCTGTCTCTTCCTTCACAAATCGCTCCGACGCATCTGGAGACAACGCGAGTACAGAGAGCCTGGGTGCCGACTACTCGTTGCAGACTGGTGGCGCCATCCCGCGCTCGAGCGGTCCAGCGCGTATGAGTCTTGGGCTTTCAAGACTACCGAGTTTGGGTAGCATCGCATCCTCCATGTCAGGCTACAGTGATTCTAACCCGTGGGATAAAGGCAGGAGCATTAGTGCAAACTCTTTAAACGCCCTTCTCCACCAAGACAATAGTCTAGGCCGTTTAGACGAAGAAGTTCCAAACAGTGCAACGCCACCCGAGACACCACGCGCTCCCAGTGTTCAGCCTGCTGCTCCTACCGACACAGTCATTACCAGACATGTTCAAGACATACAAGTGCCAGATTCCATTGCACGGGATTTCCGAGCTAAGCACTCGCGATCGCCAGACAAACGGCACAATGCAAACCCCTTCACTCGGAGCAAACATAACCTGACACTAAAGGAACAGAACAGCAAAATCGATAAACTCAGCAAGGAGAATTTCGACCTCAAGCTCAAGATTCATTTCCTTGACCAAGCGCTTCAGAATCGATCGGATGAAGGCGTCAAGGAGATGATATCGAAAAACGTTCAATTGCAGACCGATCTGGCGAcagagaagaaggagagcCAGTCGATGCGGAAGAAGATTAGAGATCTAGAGCGAAGGCTCAAGGCCCAGGAAGAGGGACAGGCCAAGCCGCCCAAGGAACCTGGCAGTGGTTCAGAGGACGAGGGCGACGAACAGTCCTCAAGACAAGCTGAGCTAGAGGAAGAAATTGAGTTTCTTCGTGAGCGCTTGGAGACTACAGAGATTACTGTAGACCAATGGCAACAGGAGGCTCTACAGAAGGAGGCTGACAATCGACGGATGGCCGACTACATCAAGACAATGCGGGAGAAGAGTCCTGGTGGAGGAGAATCTGGTTACGATGAGGCTGTGACTATGTGGAAAGAGGATTTCGAGGATGAGCGGGCCCGTCGTGAGCAAGTTGAAACCCGCTGCCAACAAGCAGAGTCAGAGGCGGAGAAACTCCGTGAAGAGGTCCAGCGTTTGAGGGACCAAAACCAACAAATGCAACAACAAAATTCCACAACGAACAAAGTGCTCAACAGTACACGGCGCATGCAGCAGTCGTTCACTTCGCATTCCAACGCCGATTCTGATGGTAATGACCTAGCTGGGACAGCGTCGATGGGCGGCACAAGCGGCACTCTTGTGGAACACCTGCAGAGCGACAATGACAAGTTGCAGCGAGACCTCCACGCGCAGGCCTCCATGCTCACGTCCAGAAACCGAGAAAACCTACGACTGAGGGAGGAGAACGAGGGCCTAAAGCTTGCCATCCGTAGAGGTGACAATTCATCGACCGCCGGTGACAGCATCTTGGAACGCTCAATCTCCCGCAACCATATGAGGTCCGTCTCAAGAGCAAGCGGTGGTACACGTTTGACACAAGCGAGCGATCCTGACGACTACGAAACTAAGAATGCTGCTCTAAGAGATGAGTTGTCACAGCTGAAGCTCTCATACAAGGAGCTTGACGACCAATTGAATGGCCATCTCGATATGCTTGAGACTACGGAGAACAAGGTCAAGGAGCTGGAAAGGGAGATTGAAGCCCAGACCGAAGATCTCCAGGCGCTCGCAAATGAGCGCGACGAGGCATTAGAGCTGCTACAAGACAAAGAACAGGAATGCGAGGAGCTCAGACAGGAAGCGCTGGACACAGTGCAAAGGCTGGAGGTCGATCTCGACCAAAAACAGACGGAACGTGATCGTCTCTACAACGACCTTGAGAACACCACTGAAGACTTCCACGCTCTGCAACAGGAGATGAAGAATGTCAGCGAAAGCCTACTACAACTTGAGGACGATCGCGATGCAAGCCTACGCAAGATTCAGAACCTTGAGGCTGAGCTTTCTGACGCCAACGAAGAGTTGAATAGACAAGACAAGCTCCTCAGTGAAGAGAGATCCAAGAATGAGCGACTGGACGTCCAGCTTGAGTCTTGCCAGGGTGAGATTGACTTCCTCCGTGAAGAACAGGAAGGCGATAAGATCAAGATTGGTGAGCTCGAGAGTGCCCTGAACCACACTCAAGCCACGTTGCAAGAAGCCAGAGAACGTGCTCGCGATCTTGAGGAGCGCATGACAGAAGAGAGGCAACAACGCGATGCGCTGGAAACCCAAGAGAAGCAAGAG AACCTCTCGAGCAAGGAGGTTGAGGCATCCACCTGGAAGCAACGACACGATGAGTTTGAACTTGCTCTTCGTGAAACCCTGGGTAACCCCAACGGTACCAGGGCGAGTCTGTTCAAG GACATTGCGAAACTTCAGCGAGACCTCCAAGGGGCAATGCAAGATCTCGACACTGTTAGAGCTGATCTTACTGAGAAAGATAGGCTTTTGCGCAACCGTGACACACTCTTGGAGAACACAGGAATGGAAAGTCGTCGTCTATCTGAGATGCTTGAACGGGAACGTCAAGCCCGCCGACAAGATTTATCAGCTTGGGAGAACGCCAAGCGTGGCCATCAATCGACTGTCAGAGCAATCCAGCAGGCCGAATCAAGGGTTCTGGAACTTGAGACGTTGCGCAGTCAAGATCGTCAAAGGATTCACCATCTGGAGAAAAATTACAAGGAGCAGCTCCTTGAGCGTAACAACCTGTTGTATGCTCTCTGGAACCGATTGTCTACCCTTTGCGGAACCGAATGGTCCCGCAACAACGCCCTTATCAACGGAGAACTCACTTCTATGGAGCTTATTTCCAAGAACGTGAATGGGTTCAACAAGAACATCATTTTTGCTGTCAGGACCGTGGAGGGTATCATTGGTAGCTTCAAGCAGAGGATCCGGCAGATCGAGAAGGATCTGGTACGCGACTACCAGACTCTGGAGCACAGCCTTGATGTTCGCGTTAAGCGACTTGACCAGCTAGAGAAGCTTGTTCTAGCCCAAAGACAGTCGATTGGAAGACCCAGCACCGTCCGCGGTGGGTTTGTCGAGATGAACAACGCGGAGCTCACCAAGCTCCGGTCAGAGAACAAGACGCTGCGGTCCGAAGTCCAGACTCTTCGCGCAATTACCACAACGACGCAGGCTGGAAACGATGTCATTGTCAGCCGGTCGTCGTCCCGTGCTGGCTCGCCCAACTCGTCAAAACGCGCCAGCATGGCGCAAACACTACTGCGTGCGCACTCGGCTTCTGTAGTCGAGCACCTCTCCACTTCAACACCAGGCCATCCCTACCCCGCCGCCGGCCCTCTTCAGACCAGCGAACAAAAGTGGATACACCGTCTCAAGGAGCTCGAACGGCGGTTGAAGGCAGAGCGGGAAGCCCGCCTTCTTGATCGCAGTGGCGCGCGCAAGAGACTAGAGCAAAAGGTGGAAGAGAACGCTGAATTGAGATCGGCGCTCGAGAAGGAGCGTGATCTCAGGACCGAAGACGAGATAGCTGGTAGTCATGGGAGCGGGTCTGGGAGCGGTAGTCGCACCGGGAGTGGGCGCGCAAGTGCCATTCCGAGCCTGAAGCGACCTAATGGCAaggagagagaagaggagatGTATTAG
- a CDS encoding MetC, Cystathionine beta-lyase-cystathionine gamma-synthase, whose product MSPMIMENDVEVGESLPPATEHAVSVSLPTWRANVGYEEGEEWVISKMKTGYPRFFIHKIIQAFAAAIVEKHGKEGENAMLFPTHATASRCQEFFLRQAPDLDASQVRILDFLPAAEKARSEELDVISPKVSAVLFPQDRFSIAKTFWQHSGDGVSSRRAEYCYQLFKEDILVEASTLNQSARVCKGPKRYQKKTSIDLSAPGDLKNGNGEVQDPTQFVEERFGRNLSLTKAKNAKLAIRRRIAGSLTADVELTEAMTLDHDAARQRPIAGFSEDDVYLYPTGMSSIFNAHRNLLRAKGSHRAIVYGFPYIDTLKITEKFGPGSRFYGFGSSEELDDLEQRLQGGERFVALFTEFPGNPLLRSPDLERIRKLADQYDFCVVVDETIGNFINVNVLQYADVVVSSLTKVFSGDSNVMGGGLVLNPKAKSYPLLKRTWATDYEDNHWAEDSIFLERNSRDFVSRIDRIGTNAEAICDVLSAHPRVKQVNYPKTSPTRPFYEKCRNPNGGYGGLLSATFYTKQDAIAFFDNLDTVKGPSLGTNFTLSSPYVILAHYGELDWCRKWGVEEDLIRFSVGLEETSKLVDTFKKALDCIPSAGGQQS is encoded by the exons ATGTCCCCGATGATTATGGAAAACGACGTTGAGGTGGGAGAGAGTTTGCCTCCGGCGACGGAGCAC GCTGTTAGTGTTTCTTTACCTACATGGCGCGCGAATGTAGGGTACGAAGAAGGCGAGGAATGGGTCATCAGCAAGATGAAAACCGGTTACCCTAG ATTCTTCATTCACAAGATCATACAGGCTTTTGCCGCAGCTATTGTCGAGAAGCATGGGAAAGAAGGTGAGAACGCAATGCTCTTCCCCACACACGCAACTGCATCAAGATGTCAAGAGTTCTTCCTCCGCCAAGCGCCAGACCTAGATGCATCGCAAGTCCGGATCCTAGACTTCCTTCCAGCAGCGGAGAAAGCACGATCAGAAGAGTTGGATGTCATTTCCCCCAAAGTCTCAGCCGTACTTTTCCCACAGGACCGCTTCAGTATTGCAAAGACGTTCTGGCAACATTCCGGAGACGGCGTGTCAAGTCGGAGAGCAGAGTACTGTTACCAGCTCTTCAAAGAGGACATCTTGGTTGAAGCCTCGACACTGAACCAGTCCGCAAGAGTATGTAAGGGTCCAAAACGTTACCAGAAGAAGACCTCCATCGACCTAAGCGCCCCAGGCGACTTGAAGAATGGTAATGGAGAAGTCCAGGATCCTACGCAGTTCGTGGAAGAGAGATTTGGACGAAACTTGAGCCTCACAAAGGCGAAGAATGCTAAGCTGGCGATTCGAAGACGCATCGCCGGATCATTGACTGCAGATGTTGAACTAACCGAAGCCATGACCCTGGATCACGATGCCGCAAGACAAAGGCCAATCGCAGGTTTCTCAGAAGACGATGTTTACCTGTACCCCACTGGCATGAGCTCAATCTTCAATGCCCACCGAAACTTACTGCGAGCCAAAGGTTCCCACAGAGCCATCGTCTACGGGTTCCCCTACATCGACACGCTGAAAATCACCGAGAAGTTCGGTCCCGGTTCCCGGTTCTACGGTTTCGGCTCCTCAGAAGAACTAGATGATCTGGAGCAGCGACTCCAAGGTGGCGAGCGCTTCGTCGCCCTCTTCACAGAGTTCCCTGGAAACCCACTACTACGCTCCCCGGATCTAGAGCGCATCCGCAAACTAGCCGACCAATACGATTTCTGCGTCGTAGTAGACGAGACGATTGGAAACTTCATCAACGTCAATGTCTTACAATACGCAGACGTCGTAGTCAGCAGTCTAACCAAAGTCTTCAGCGGCGACAGCAACGTCATGGGCGGCGG CCTCGTCCTCAACCCAAAAGCAAAATCCTACCCCCTCCTCAAACGCACCTGGGCCACCGACTACGAAGACAACCACTGGGCCGAAGACTCAATCTTCCTCGAGCGAAACTCCCGCGACTTCGTCTCCCGCATCGACCGCATCGGCACAAACGCAGAGGCAATCTGCGACGTCCTCAGCGCCCACCCCCGCGTCAAGCAAGTAAACTACCCCAAAACATCACCCACCCGCCCCTTTTACGAAAAATGCAGAAACCCCAATGGCGGGTATGGGGGTCTGCTGTCGGCAACGTTTTACACCAAACAGGATGCGATTGCGTTTTTCGATAATCTGGATACGGTTAAGGGACCGAGTTTGGGTACGAATTTTACGTTGAGCTCGCCGTATGTGATTTTGGCGCATTATGGAGAGTTGGATTGG TGTAGGAAGTGGGGTGTAGAAGAGGATCTCATTCGTTTTAGTGTTGGGTTGGAGGAGACTAGTAAACTGGTCGATACGTTCAAGAAGGCGTTGGATTGTATACCTAGTGCTGGGGGACAGCAGTCGTAG